The following are encoded together in the Nocardioides sp. Arc9.136 genome:
- a CDS encoding malonic semialdehyde reductase has protein sequence MTVHTEPATLAPLDKRGRAALFTDARTANTFAPVPVTDEELREVYDLAKMGPSAANLQPLRVLFVRTPEAKEELAGHMSEGNRAKTRSAPAVAVLAWDTRFHEHVPTVFPIRPEMQDALEADPGMREGMGRFSATLQIGTFILAVRAAGLAAGPMAGFDAAGIDAAFFGDGRWRTLLVVNIGHPGEGAWFDRLPRLDAEAAVAWA, from the coding sequence ATGACCGTCCACACCGAGCCCGCCACCCTCGCCCCCCTCGACAAGCGCGGCCGCGCCGCGCTCTTCACCGACGCCCGCACCGCCAACACCTTCGCTCCCGTCCCCGTCACCGACGAGGAGCTCCGCGAGGTCTACGACCTCGCCAAGATGGGCCCGAGCGCCGCCAACCTGCAGCCGCTGCGCGTGCTGTTCGTCCGCACGCCCGAGGCCAAGGAGGAGCTCGCCGGGCACATGAGCGAGGGCAACCGCGCCAAGACGCGGTCGGCGCCGGCCGTCGCCGTCCTCGCGTGGGACACCCGCTTCCACGAGCACGTGCCGACGGTCTTCCCGATCCGGCCCGAGATGCAGGACGCCCTCGAGGCCGACCCCGGCATGCGCGAGGGCATGGGCCGCTTCAGCGCCACCCTGCAGATCGGCACGTTCATCCTCGCCGTGCGGGCGGCCGGCCTGGCCGCCGGCCCGATGGCCGGGTTCGACGCCGCGGGCATCGACGCGGCGTTCTTCGGCGACGGCCGCTGGCGGACGCTGCTCGTCGTGAACATCGGCCACCCCGGGGAGGGCGCCTGGTTCGACCGGCTCCCCCGCCTCGACGCCGAGGCCGCCGTCGCCTGGGCGTGA
- a CDS encoding helix-turn-helix domain-containing protein has protein sequence MGETGTEHEPRACDAALARAFGFLGKRWNGVLLATLLRGSSGFADIRRNVPGISDSMLSDRLAELTGAGLVSRSVNPGPPTSVTYELTDAGRALAPALSALTDWARDNLPPQRCAGS, from the coding sequence ATGGGTGAGACGGGGACCGAGCACGAGCCGCGCGCGTGCGACGCGGCGCTGGCCCGCGCCTTCGGCTTCCTCGGCAAGCGGTGGAACGGCGTGCTGCTGGCCACGCTGCTGCGCGGCTCCTCCGGCTTCGCCGACATCCGGCGCAACGTGCCGGGCATCAGCGACTCGATGCTCTCCGACCGGCTCGCCGAGCTCACCGGTGCCGGGCTGGTCAGCCGCAGCGTCAACCCCGGGCCGCCGACGTCGGTCACCTACGAGCTCACCGACGCCGGCCGGGCGCTCGCCCCCGCGCTGTCCGCCCTCACCGACTGGGCGCGGGACAACCTGCCGCCCCAGCGCTGCGCCGGCTCCTGA